One Thermoflexus hugenholtzii JAD2 DNA window includes the following coding sequences:
- a CDS encoding TIGR01777 family oxidoreductase, translated as MRVLITGGTGLLGRALAEALRQAGDEVIVLSRRPEPARLPPGVQGARWDGRTPEGWGHLVEGAFAIINLAGESIGQRWTEATKRRIRESRLNAGRAIVEAIAAAREKPQVVLQASAVGYYGPRGEERLTEEDPPGSDFLARLAVDWEASTQPVEAMGVRRVILRTGIVLAKDGGALPRLLLPFRLFLGGPLGNGRQGWSWIHRDDWVEAARFLMENPEARGPYNLTAPQPVSNAELCRILGKVIGRPSWLPVPAFALRLLFGEGADFLLTGQFVLPKRLLEAGFTFRYPDPESALRAILRPTAS; from the coding sequence ATGCGCGTGCTGATCACCGGAGGGACCGGATTGCTGGGCCGGGCCCTGGCGGAGGCGCTCCGCCAGGCGGGCGATGAGGTGATCGTCCTCTCCCGGCGACCAGAGCCGGCGCGCCTGCCTCCCGGCGTGCAGGGGGCGCGCTGGGACGGGCGCACCCCGGAGGGATGGGGGCATCTGGTGGAGGGGGCCTTCGCGATCATCAACCTGGCCGGGGAGAGCATCGGCCAGCGGTGGACCGAGGCCACCAAGCGTCGCATCCGCGAGAGCCGGCTGAACGCCGGCCGCGCCATCGTGGAGGCCATCGCCGCCGCCCGGGAGAAACCCCAGGTCGTCCTTCAGGCCTCCGCCGTGGGTTACTACGGGCCCCGGGGCGAGGAGCGGTTAACGGAAGAGGATCCCCCAGGGAGCGATTTCCTGGCCCGCCTGGCCGTGGACTGGGAGGCCAGCACGCAGCCCGTGGAGGCCATGGGAGTCCGCCGGGTGATCCTGCGCACCGGGATCGTTCTGGCGAAGGATGGGGGCGCCCTGCCCCGCCTGCTCCTTCCCTTCCGCCTCTTCCTGGGCGGCCCCCTGGGGAACGGCCGCCAAGGGTGGTCCTGGATCCACCGGGATGACTGGGTGGAGGCGGCGCGCTTCCTGATGGAGAACCCGGAGGCCCGGGGGCCCTACAACCTCACCGCCCCCCAGCCGGTCAGCAACGCCGAGCTCTGCCGGATCCTGGGGAAGGTGATAGGGCGCCCCTCCTGGCTGCCGGTGCCCGCCTTCGCCCTGCGCCTGCTGTTCGGGGAGGGGGCCGACTTCCTGCTTACCGGCCAGTTCGTGCTCCCCAAGCGTTTGCTCGAGGCCGGCTTCACCTTCCGTTACCCGGATCCCGAATCCGCTCTGCGGGCCATCCTGCGCCCCACCGCCTCATAA
- a CDS encoding penicillin acylase family protein codes for MRRRMRLWIGIALGILILLFLAGGALAFYRASRQPFPQTRGTLRLPGLRAPVTVIRDRWGVPHIYASNLHDLFMAQGFVHAQDRFWQMEFWRHIGTGRLSEMLGKTTLNQDRFIRTLGWNRAAQQDLERLGPEERAILEAYAAGVNAYLEHHRDRLPLEFTLFRLFGRRWEIEPWQPLHTVAWAKVMAWDLGGNWDDELLNARIVDRIGAERLKELVLPYPADRPIIVPTPVAEVPEETLRALLDIGRSLQRMTLGDAPDIGSNNWVVAGSRTVTGKPLLANDPHLSIQMPSIWYEVALHCEPVTPECPLRVAGASFPGVPGVVIGHNDRIAWGVTNIGPDVQDLYLERANPQNPFEVEFQGKWEPVRVITEEIRIAGQAEPLLLPVRITRHGPVINDVVEALTRTQTLYAFRWTALEPSGIVRALLRLNRARNWEEFHAALADWDVPGQNFVYADVDGHIGYQATGRIPIRAKGDGLLPVPGWTGEYEWTGYVPYEEMPRRLDPPEGFIVTANNAVVDPAYPYFLAAVWDYGDRAQRITDLLRAKDRLSIEDMAAIQNDTFSLAAQAITPYVLQVSFTDPLARQAQDLLRAWDFRATPESPAPTIFEAFLRHLLHEAWVDELGEEIVRELLTGGSHNRYWARWALAQPDLAWWDDLRTPQRETRDDIVRRAFEQAVAELRGRLGPDPRAWAWGKVHTATFVHGTLGQSGIGLVEAIFNRGPYPAPGTSAAVNNIGFNVQKGFAVRSLPSLRFIASIANWSDSRFIHTTGQSGLPYHPHYDDFIPLWLKGEYHPMLWSREEVERNAEGVLILQP; via the coding sequence ATGCGCCGCCGTATGCGGCTCTGGATCGGGATCGCCCTGGGGATCCTGATCCTGCTCTTCCTCGCCGGAGGCGCCCTCGCTTTCTACCGGGCCTCCCGCCAGCCCTTCCCCCAGACCCGCGGGACCCTCCGCCTCCCCGGCCTGCGGGCCCCGGTCACCGTCATCCGCGATCGCTGGGGAGTGCCCCACATCTACGCCTCCAACCTCCACGACCTGTTCATGGCCCAGGGCTTCGTCCACGCCCAGGACCGCTTCTGGCAGATGGAGTTCTGGCGCCACATCGGGACCGGGCGCCTCTCGGAGATGCTGGGGAAGACCACCCTGAACCAGGATCGCTTCATCCGCACCCTGGGCTGGAACCGGGCCGCCCAGCAGGACCTGGAGCGCCTCGGCCCGGAGGAACGGGCCATCCTCGAGGCCTACGCGGCCGGGGTGAACGCTTACCTGGAACACCACCGAGACCGTCTGCCCCTGGAGTTCACCCTCTTCCGCCTGTTCGGGCGCCGCTGGGAGATCGAGCCCTGGCAGCCCCTGCACACCGTGGCCTGGGCCAAGGTGATGGCCTGGGACCTGGGGGGCAACTGGGACGACGAGCTGCTCAACGCCCGTATCGTCGACCGGATCGGGGCGGAACGCCTGAAGGAGCTCGTCCTCCCCTACCCCGCCGACCGCCCGATCATTGTCCCGACGCCAGTGGCCGAAGTTCCAGAGGAAACCCTGCGGGCACTGCTGGACATCGGCCGCTCCCTCCAGCGGATGACCCTGGGGGATGCCCCGGACATTGGGTCCAACAACTGGGTGGTGGCCGGATCCCGCACCGTCACCGGAAAGCCTCTCCTGGCCAACGATCCGCACCTGAGCATCCAGATGCCCAGCATCTGGTATGAGGTGGCCCTGCACTGCGAGCCCGTCACCCCCGAATGCCCCCTCCGGGTCGCCGGCGCCTCCTTCCCCGGCGTCCCCGGCGTCGTGATCGGCCACAACGACCGCATCGCCTGGGGCGTGACCAACATAGGGCCCGATGTCCAGGACCTCTATCTGGAGCGGGCGAACCCCCAGAACCCCTTCGAGGTCGAATTTCAAGGGAAGTGGGAGCCCGTCCGGGTGATCACCGAGGAGATCCGCATCGCCGGACAGGCGGAGCCTCTTCTCCTCCCGGTGCGGATCACCCGGCACGGCCCGGTGATCAACGACGTGGTGGAAGCCCTGACCCGCACCCAGACCCTCTACGCCTTCCGCTGGACCGCCCTGGAGCCCTCTGGAATCGTGCGGGCACTCCTGCGGCTGAACCGCGCCCGGAACTGGGAGGAGTTCCACGCCGCCCTGGCCGACTGGGACGTCCCCGGCCAGAACTTCGTTTATGCGGATGTAGACGGCCACATCGGCTACCAGGCCACCGGCCGCATCCCCATCCGGGCGAAGGGGGACGGCCTGTTGCCCGTCCCGGGCTGGACCGGCGAATACGAGTGGACGGGATATGTCCCCTACGAGGAGATGCCCCGGCGGCTGGACCCGCCGGAGGGCTTCATCGTCACCGCCAACAACGCGGTGGTGGATCCGGCCTATCCCTACTTCCTGGCCGCCGTGTGGGATTACGGGGACCGGGCCCAGCGCATCACGGATCTGCTCCGGGCGAAGGACCGGCTCTCCATCGAAGACATGGCCGCCATCCAGAACGACACCTTCTCTCTGGCCGCCCAGGCCATCACGCCCTACGTTCTCCAGGTCTCGTTTACCGATCCTCTCGCCCGCCAGGCCCAGGATCTCCTGCGGGCCTGGGATTTCCGAGCCACCCCGGAGAGCCCGGCCCCCACGATCTTCGAGGCCTTCCTCCGGCATCTCCTTCACGAAGCGTGGGTGGACGAGCTGGGTGAGGAGATTGTGCGGGAGCTGCTGACCGGGGGCAGCCACAACCGATACTGGGCCCGCTGGGCGCTGGCCCAGCCGGACCTGGCGTGGTGGGACGATCTCCGCACGCCGCAGCGGGAGACCCGGGATGACATCGTGCGGCGGGCCTTCGAGCAGGCCGTGGCTGAGCTGCGCGGGCGCCTCGGCCCGGATCCCCGCGCCTGGGCCTGGGGGAAGGTCCACACGGCCACCTTCGTCCACGGGACCCTGGGACAATCCGGTATTGGGCTGGTCGAGGCCATCTTCAACCGCGGCCCCTACCCGGCCCCCGGGACCAGCGCGGCGGTAAACAACATCGGGTTCAATGTCCAGAAAGGGTTCGCCGTCCGCAGCCTGCCCTCCCTCCGCTTCATCGCCTCCATCGCCAACTGGTCCGACAGCCGCTTCATCCACACCACCGGCCAGTCCGGGCTGCCCTATCATCCCCACTACGACGACTTCATCCCGCTCTGGCTGAAGGGGGAGTATCACCCGATGCTCTGGTCCAGGGAGGAAGTAGAACGGAATGCGGAGGGCGTCCTTATCCTGCAGCCGTAG
- the rpsU gene encoding 30S ribosomal protein S21: MVIEEGESFESALKRFNKQIQADKLLSELRRRRYYEPPSVIRKRKKAAKLRKSRRTTLKALRAAGLL, encoded by the coding sequence GTGGTCATCGAGGAGGGGGAGTCCTTCGAGTCGGCCCTCAAGCGGTTCAACAAGCAGATCCAGGCCGACAAGTTGCTTTCGGAGCTCCGCCGCCGGCGCTACTACGAGCCGCCCAGCGTGATCCGCAAGCGCAAGAAGGCGGCCAAGCTGCGCAAGAGCCGGCGGACGACGCTCAAGGCCCTGCGGGCCGCCGGTTTGCTCTGA
- the lepA gene encoding translation elongation factor 4: MGLERIRNFCIIAHVDHGKTTLADRLLERTGTIQTRDGVELVLDSMDLERERGVTIKASAVRMRYTARDGQTYILNLIDTPGHVDFSYEVGRAMAACEGAVLLVDATQGIEAQTLANLYLALEHDLVIIPVVNKIDLPAARPDEVAREIAELIGVPESEVLRISAKLGIGVEEVLEAVVQRVPPPRGDPEAPLQALIFDSHYDPYKGVIAYVRVVNGTVSMGRKIMVMSTGVTSEPVEIGVFTPDFTPTGRLEAGEVGYVATGLKSVRECRVGDTLTTTDRPAPEPLPGFRPPKPMVFASFYPSEGEDYELLREALEKLQLNDAALVFQPETSQALGFGFRCGFLGMFHMEIVQERLEREYGLDIVATAPSVEYEVVLRDGSVRTITRPSDLPDASWIEEIREPWMKVTLITPADYIGPVMDLITSRRGVYQNMTYLDPRRVMIEAEVPLAELLIDFYDALKSRTRGYASMDYTFIGYRAGDLVRLDLLVHGQPVDALALIVHRDQAYAKGRALVEKLREVIPRQLFDVAIQAAVGGRVIARATIKAMRKDVLAKCYGGDVTRKRKLLEKQKEGKKRLKMIGRVEVPQEAFLAVLRLGREA, translated from the coding sequence ATGGGATTGGAGCGCATCCGCAACTTTTGCATCATCGCCCACGTGGATCACGGCAAGACCACCCTGGCGGACCGGCTCCTGGAGCGCACCGGCACCATCCAGACGCGGGATGGGGTGGAGCTGGTGCTGGACTCCATGGATCTGGAGCGGGAGCGGGGGGTCACCATCAAGGCCTCGGCCGTCCGGATGCGCTACACGGCGCGGGACGGGCAGACCTACATCCTGAACCTGATCGACACGCCGGGCCACGTGGACTTTTCGTATGAGGTGGGCCGGGCCATGGCCGCCTGCGAGGGGGCGGTGCTGCTGGTGGACGCCACCCAGGGCATCGAGGCCCAGACCCTGGCCAACCTCTATCTGGCCCTGGAGCATGACCTGGTGATCATCCCGGTCGTGAACAAGATCGACCTGCCGGCGGCGCGGCCCGACGAGGTGGCCCGGGAGATCGCCGAGCTCATCGGTGTCCCCGAATCGGAGGTCCTCCGGATCTCCGCCAAATTGGGGATCGGCGTGGAGGAGGTCCTGGAGGCGGTGGTGCAGCGCGTCCCTCCCCCCCGGGGGGATCCGGAGGCCCCCCTTCAGGCCCTGATCTTCGACAGCCACTACGATCCCTACAAGGGCGTCATCGCCTACGTGCGGGTGGTCAACGGGACCGTCTCCATGGGGCGGAAGATCATGGTGATGTCCACCGGGGTGACCAGCGAGCCGGTGGAGATCGGGGTCTTCACCCCGGACTTCACTCCAACGGGCCGCCTGGAGGCCGGCGAGGTGGGTTACGTGGCCACGGGCCTGAAATCTGTGCGGGAGTGTCGGGTGGGGGATACCCTGACCACGACCGATCGCCCGGCCCCCGAGCCCCTTCCCGGGTTCCGCCCCCCCAAGCCCATGGTCTTCGCCAGCTTCTATCCCTCGGAGGGGGAGGATTACGAGCTGTTGCGGGAGGCCCTGGAGAAGCTGCAGCTCAACGACGCCGCCCTGGTCTTCCAGCCGGAAACCTCCCAGGCCCTGGGCTTCGGCTTTCGCTGCGGCTTCCTGGGGATGTTCCATATGGAGATCGTCCAGGAGCGCTTAGAGCGGGAGTATGGGCTGGACATCGTGGCCACCGCCCCCAGCGTGGAGTATGAGGTGGTGTTGCGGGACGGCTCGGTGAGGACCATCACCCGCCCTTCGGATCTCCCGGACGCCTCGTGGATCGAGGAGATCCGGGAGCCGTGGATGAAGGTCACCCTCATCACCCCGGCCGATTACATCGGGCCGGTGATGGATCTCATCACCTCGCGTCGGGGCGTCTATCAGAACATGACCTATCTGGATCCGCGGCGGGTGATGATCGAGGCCGAGGTCCCCCTGGCCGAGCTGCTCATCGATTTCTACGATGCCCTCAAGAGCCGCACCCGGGGCTACGCCTCCATGGATTACACCTTCATCGGGTATCGGGCGGGGGATCTGGTGAGGCTGGACCTCCTGGTGCACGGCCAGCCGGTGGACGCCCTGGCGCTGATCGTGCACCGGGATCAGGCGTATGCCAAGGGACGCGCCCTGGTGGAGAAGCTGCGGGAGGTGATCCCCCGCCAGCTGTTCGACGTGGCCATCCAGGCGGCGGTGGGCGGGCGGGTTATCGCCCGGGCCACCATTAAGGCCATGCGCAAAGACGTGCTGGCCAAGTGCTACGGGGGCGACGTCACCCGCAAGCGGAAGCTGCTGGAGAAGCAGAAGGAAGGGAAGAAGCGCCTCAAGATGATCGGCCGCGTGGAAGTCCCCCAGGAGGCCTTCCTGGCCGTCCTCCGGCTGGGCCGGGAGGCCTGA
- a CDS encoding choice-of-anchor Q domain-containing protein, producing MPGTTATHALLPGSVAIDAVTDCTELGGNSVAQDQRGVARPQGAQCDAGAFEREASGFRLYLPLVLRMR from the coding sequence GTGCCGGGGACCACGGCCACCCACGCCCTGCTTCCCGGCAGTGTGGCCATTGATGCCGTCACCGACTGCACCGAGCTGGGCGGGAATTCGGTGGCCCAGGACCAGCGGGGGGTAGCCCGCCCGCAGGGGGCCCAATGCGATGCAGGGGCCTTCGAGCGAGAGGCTAGCGGTTTCCGGCTGTATCTGCCTCTGGTGTTGCGGATGAGGTAG
- a CDS encoding serine/threonine-protein kinase — protein MLKPGTLLHGRYRILRPIGRGGMGAVYEAEDTLLEGRRCAIKEILLGFEADPAYREQARAQFYREASVLARLDHPNLPKVSDYFSEGDRDYLVMDFVPGRDLRELIDEARESGRFLDERTVLSWAEQLCEALDYLHRQNPPIVHRDIKPSNIKLTPDGRIKLVDFGLVKLLAPDEDRTITVLQGRGTAAYTPLEQYGGDVGHTDIRSDIYALGATLYHLLTNTPPPDARQRFLKPDSLIPPRALNPRISPRVERAILNAMALHPDDRPPSIAAFRAELLGTAPPSPPAAVWAPPESPWEVLWRRHRLLALAALGIFVLALLITLMHG, from the coding sequence ATGCTCAAGCCGGGGACGTTGCTCCACGGCCGCTACCGCATCCTGCGCCCCATCGGACGAGGTGGGATGGGCGCCGTCTACGAAGCCGAGGACACGCTGCTGGAGGGACGCCGTTGCGCCATCAAGGAGATCCTGCTCGGCTTCGAGGCGGATCCCGCTTATCGGGAGCAGGCCCGCGCCCAGTTCTATCGCGAGGCCAGTGTCCTGGCCCGGCTGGATCATCCCAACCTCCCCAAGGTCTCCGATTATTTCTCCGAAGGGGATCGCGACTATCTGGTGATGGATTTCGTCCCCGGCCGGGACCTGCGGGAGCTCATCGACGAGGCCCGGGAGAGCGGCCGCTTCCTCGACGAGCGGACGGTGCTGAGCTGGGCGGAGCAGCTGTGCGAGGCCCTGGATTACCTGCACCGGCAGAACCCGCCCATCGTCCACCGGGACATCAAACCCTCGAACATCAAGCTGACCCCCGACGGCCGGATCAAGCTGGTGGACTTCGGCCTGGTCAAACTCCTGGCGCCGGATGAGGACCGCACCATCACGGTCCTGCAGGGGCGCGGCACCGCGGCCTACACGCCGCTGGAGCAGTATGGGGGGGACGTCGGACACACGGATATCCGCTCGGACATCTATGCCCTGGGAGCTACGCTCTATCATCTGTTGACCAACACGCCCCCGCCGGACGCACGGCAACGTTTCCTGAAGCCGGACAGCCTGATCCCGCCCCGCGCCCTCAACCCGCGCATCTCCCCCCGGGTGGAGCGGGCGATCCTGAACGCCATGGCGTTGCATCCGGATGACCGTCCTCCCAGCATCGCTGCCTTCCGGGCCGAGCTGCTGGGGACGGCCCCGCCCTCCCCACCCGCAGCGGTCTGGGCGCCCCCCGAAAGCCCATGGGAGGTCCTCTGGCGGCGCCACCGACTTCTGGCCTTGGCCGCCCTGGGGATCTTCGTCCTCGCCCTGCTGATCACCCTGATGCACGGGTAG